One genomic segment of Rubripirellula tenax includes these proteins:
- a CDS encoding NAD-dependent epimerase, whose product MTTYLVTGAAGFIGFHLSRRLLDRGVNVVGLDNVNDYYSVDLKRDRLKRLQSDPRFTLVEANLADQSAIDQTFAKYDFDRVIHLAAQAGVRYSLENPRAYTESNIVGFLNILEACRHAKTPHLTYASSSSVYGGGTQMPFATSMRVDHPLSLYAATKKSNELMAHTYSHLYGLPTTGLRFFTVYGPWGRPDMALFLFTKAIIEGRPIDVFNEGKMRRDFTYIDDIVEGVDRTSQQIAVPDPSWDSANPNPSTSAAPYRVYNIGNNEPVELGRFIEVIEEALGMKANRNLMPMQPGDVPATFADIEALESAVGFRPATSIETGVKNFVDWYRQYYSV is encoded by the coding sequence ATGACCACCTATTTAGTGACCGGCGCAGCCGGCTTCATCGGCTTTCACCTGTCCCGGCGGTTACTTGATCGCGGCGTCAACGTTGTCGGTTTGGACAACGTCAACGACTACTACAGTGTCGACCTCAAGCGGGATCGGTTGAAACGGCTTCAATCCGATCCGCGATTCACGCTCGTCGAAGCAAATCTCGCCGACCAATCAGCGATCGATCAAACGTTCGCTAAGTACGACTTTGACCGTGTGATCCACTTGGCCGCCCAAGCCGGCGTGCGATACTCGCTAGAGAATCCGCGGGCCTACACGGAAAGCAACATCGTCGGCTTTTTGAACATCTTGGAAGCATGTCGGCACGCCAAGACGCCCCACTTGACCTACGCCAGCAGCAGCAGCGTGTACGGCGGCGGCACGCAAATGCCGTTCGCGACATCAATGCGAGTCGATCATCCTTTGTCGCTCTATGCGGCCACGAAAAAATCGAACGAGCTGATGGCTCACACGTACAGTCACCTGTACGGACTGCCCACCACGGGACTGCGTTTCTTCACCGTGTACGGTCCCTGGGGACGTCCCGATATGGCGTTGTTCTTGTTCACCAAAGCCATCATCGAAGGCCGTCCGATCGACGTCTTCAACGAAGGTAAAATGCGGCGAGACTTCACCTACATCGACGACATCGTCGAAGGCGTCGACCGAACCAGCCAACAGATCGCGGTCCCCGATCCGAGTTGGGACTCCGCCAACCCCAACCCGTCGACCTCCGCGGCGCCCTATCGCGTCTACAACATCGGCAACAACGAACCGGTCGAACTGGGCCGATTCATCGAAGTCATCGAAGAAGCTCTGGGGATGAAGGCGAATCGGAATCTGATGCCAATGCAGCCCGGTGACGTGCCCGCCACATTTGCCGACATCGAAGCCCTCGAATCGGCCGTCGGCTTCCGACCGGCAACCTCGATCGAAACCGGCGTCAAGAACTTTGTCGATTGGTATCGTCAGTATTATTCGGTTTGA
- the leuC gene encoding 3-isopropylmalate dehydratase large subunit, with amino-acid sequence MTDANKSAPRTMLEKIWDQHIVDAPQSGPAILYIDLHLVHEVTSPQAFEGLRLNNRPVRRPERTIATPDHNVPTSDRSLPIADPISRKQIETLRENCKEFGVTLFDIHDVRQGIVHVIGPENGYTQPGMAIVCGDSHTATHGAFGSLAFGIGTSEVEHVLATQTLLQFKPKNMELRVDGKLPRGVTAKDMILYLIGKLGTAGGTGYVLEFTGDCVRALSMEERMTVCNMSIEAGARAGMIAPDQTTFDYLRGLPESPKDFDAAIARWKQLPTDAGATYDVSNVYRGEDIQPQVTWGTNPGQVRSVTDRVPDPSDFTDATEQKSTASALEYMGLKAGMPIQDVTLNRVFIGSCTNARIEDLRAAAAVVKGHHVASEVNAMVVPGSGQVKLQAEKEGLDKVFIEAGFDWREAGCSMCLAMNPDKLEPGERCASTSNRNFEGRQGKGGRTHLVSPAMAAAAAVEGHFVDIRGWNYK; translated from the coding sequence ATGACCGACGCCAACAAGTCCGCTCCGCGGACCATGCTCGAAAAAATTTGGGACCAGCACATCGTCGACGCGCCCCAGTCGGGCCCGGCCATTTTGTACATTGATCTGCACTTGGTCCACGAAGTGACCAGCCCTCAGGCCTTCGAAGGATTGCGGCTGAACAACCGCCCGGTCCGCCGCCCCGAGCGAACGATCGCGACGCCCGACCACAATGTCCCGACGTCTGATCGCAGCCTGCCGATCGCCGATCCGATCAGCCGCAAGCAGATCGAAACGCTTCGAGAAAACTGCAAAGAGTTCGGTGTCACGCTGTTCGATATCCACGACGTCCGCCAAGGCATCGTTCACGTCATCGGCCCCGAGAACGGTTACACCCAACCCGGCATGGCGATCGTCTGTGGCGACTCGCACACCGCCACTCACGGCGCGTTCGGATCGCTCGCCTTCGGGATCGGAACCAGCGAAGTCGAACACGTTCTGGCCACGCAAACGTTGTTGCAGTTCAAACCCAAGAATATGGAACTGCGAGTCGACGGCAAGTTGCCTCGCGGTGTCACGGCCAAGGACATGATCTTGTACTTGATCGGCAAGTTGGGAACCGCCGGCGGCACCGGATACGTGCTCGAATTCACCGGCGACTGCGTCCGCGCGTTATCGATGGAAGAACGCATGACCGTGTGCAATATGTCGATCGAAGCCGGTGCCCGCGCCGGCATGATCGCGCCGGATCAAACCACGTTCGATTACCTGCGCGGACTTCCCGAATCGCCCAAGGACTTCGACGCCGCGATCGCGCGTTGGAAACAATTGCCGACCGACGCGGGCGCCACCTACGACGTGTCCAACGTGTACCGCGGCGAAGACATTCAACCGCAAGTCACTTGGGGCACCAACCCCGGCCAAGTTCGCAGCGTCACCGATCGCGTTCCCGATCCGTCGGATTTCACCGATGCGACGGAACAGAAGTCGACCGCCAGCGCACTCGAATACATGGGCTTGAAAGCGGGCATGCCGATCCAGGACGTGACGCTGAACCGAGTCTTCATCGGTTCGTGTACCAACGCCCGCATCGAAGACCTTCGTGCCGCAGCCGCTGTCGTCAAAGGACATCACGTTGCATCGGAGGTTAACGCCATGGTCGTGCCCGGCAGCGGGCAAGTGAAACTGCAGGCCGAAAAAGAAGGACTCGACAAGGTCTTTATCGAAGCCGGATTCGATTGGCGCGAAGCCGGCTGCAGCATGTGTCTGGCCATGAACCCCGACAAGCTGGAACCGGGCGAACGTTGCGCCAGCACCAGCAACCGCAACTTCGAAGGCCGACAAGGCAAGGGCGGACGCACTCACTTGGTCAGCCCCGCCATGGCCGCCGCCGCCGCCGTCGAAGGTCACTTCGTCGACATCCGCGGCTGGAACTACAAGTAA
- the leuD gene encoding 3-isopropylmalate dehydratase small subunit, with product MQNFTIHAGAVATMDRANVDTDQIIPKQFLKRIERTGFGQFLFFDWRFLDDGTTPNPDFELNQANVKGASILVARQNFGSGSSREHAVWALEDYGFRVVLAPSFADIFFNNCFKNGVLPIKLSEADIDELFKRAEANSPYQLTVNLEDQTISDGQGFDRSFEVDSSRRHNLLHGLDDIAQTLLHESKITEYENARTW from the coding sequence ATGCAAAACTTTACCATTCACGCCGGCGCCGTTGCGACGATGGACCGCGCCAATGTCGACACCGACCAAATCATTCCCAAGCAATTCTTGAAGCGGATCGAACGAACCGGCTTTGGCCAGTTTCTGTTTTTCGATTGGCGTTTCCTGGACGATGGTACAACACCGAATCCAGACTTCGAACTCAATCAAGCCAACGTGAAAGGCGCGTCGATCCTGGTCGCGCGCCAAAACTTTGGATCCGGTTCTTCTCGCGAACACGCCGTTTGGGCGCTGGAAGACTACGGGTTCCGAGTCGTGCTGGCGCCTTCGTTTGCCGACATCTTCTTTAACAACTGTTTCAAGAACGGCGTTCTTCCGATCAAGCTTTCCGAAGCCGACATCGATGAATTGTTCAAGCGTGCCGAAGCAAATTCCCCGTACCAGTTGACCGTCAATTTGGAAGATCAAACGATCTCCGACGGCCAAGGTTTTGATCGATCTTTCGAAGTCGATTCCAGTCGTCGTCACAACCTGTTGCACGGATTGGACGACATCGCACAAACGTTGCTGCACGAATCGAAGATCACCGAGTACGAGAACGCACGAACCTGGTAG
- the hemL gene encoding glutamate-1-semialdehyde 2,1-aminomutase, giving the protein MHYDIGPRSAAAFERARQLMPGGVNSPARAFGAVGGTPLFIERAEGPYLFDIDGRRYLDYIGSWGPMILGHALPEVIDAIVQAASRGTSYGAPTEAESRLAEQIIEAVPSIEKVRLVNSGTEATMSAIRVARGATGRNKIIKFSGNYHGHVDSLLVAAGSAAATLGVPDSPGVTPGAGGDTIVLSYNDVQGIVDAFAKYGSEIAAVILEPVVGNMGCVPATMEFLKSLREQTTASGAILIFDEVMTGFRLAMGGAQERFGITPDMTTLGKIVGGGMPLGAYGGRADIMNNVLPAGKVYQAGTLAGNPVAVAAGSTTLKILKEDPPYAYLESLGDRLAAGLGKAATDAGIPHTVSHVGSMVTLFFSPDPVQCWADADRCDREAFGRYFWGLIGEGVYLPCSQFEAMFFSRTHTEAMIDQTIAAAGKVLRSLA; this is encoded by the coding sequence ATGCACTACGACATCGGCCCCCGAAGCGCCGCCGCCTTTGAACGCGCACGCCAATTGATGCCCGGCGGCGTGAACAGTCCCGCCCGAGCCTTCGGGGCCGTCGGCGGTACTCCGTTGTTCATCGAACGAGCCGAAGGACCGTATCTGTTCGATATCGATGGCCGTCGCTATCTCGATTACATCGGTTCCTGGGGCCCGATGATCTTGGGCCACGCACTGCCCGAAGTGATCGATGCGATCGTGCAAGCCGCCAGCCGTGGGACCAGTTACGGGGCACCGACCGAGGCCGAATCGCGATTGGCCGAGCAGATCATCGAAGCGGTCCCCAGCATCGAAAAAGTTCGCCTGGTCAACAGCGGCACCGAAGCAACGATGAGCGCCATTCGCGTCGCCCGCGGTGCCACCGGACGCAACAAGATCATCAAGTTTTCGGGCAACTATCACGGTCACGTCGATTCGCTGTTGGTAGCCGCCGGCAGCGCCGCGGCAACCCTGGGCGTACCCGATTCGCCCGGCGTGACACCGGGCGCCGGCGGCGACACGATCGTCCTTTCCTACAACGACGTGCAAGGAATCGTCGATGCCTTCGCAAAATACGGCAGCGAGATCGCGGCAGTGATCCTGGAACCGGTCGTCGGCAATATGGGATGCGTTCCGGCAACGATGGAGTTCTTGAAAAGCCTTCGCGAGCAAACGACGGCCAGTGGAGCGATCTTGATCTTCGACGAAGTGATGACCGGTTTCCGACTAGCGATGGGCGGTGCCCAAGAACGCTTCGGCATCACGCCCGACATGACCACGCTGGGAAAGATCGTCGGCGGCGGTATGCCGCTGGGGGCCTACGGAGGTCGCGCGGACATCATGAATAACGTGTTACCGGCCGGTAAGGTGTACCAAGCGGGCACACTAGCCGGAAATCCGGTCGCCGTCGCCGCAGGCAGCACCACGCTGAAGATTCTGAAAGAGGACCCACCGTACGCGTATCTGGAATCACTCGGCGACCGTTTGGCCGCCGGCCTGGGCAAAGCCGCCACCGACGCTGGAATCCCCCACACGGTCAGCCACGTCGGCAGCATGGTCACATTGTTTTTCAGCCCCGATCCCGTCCAATGCTGGGCCGACGCCGACCGCTGCGACCGCGAGGCGTTCGGGCGTTATTTCTGGGGCCTGATCGGCGAAGGGGTCTATTTACCCTGCAGCCAATTCGAGGCGATGTTTTTCAGCCGAACGCATACCGAAGCGATGATCGACCAAACGATCGCCGCAGCGGGCAAAGTGCTGCGATCGCTCGCCTAA
- a CDS encoding tyrosine-type recombinase/integrase — MAWLQNDPSGNFHISFRFAGRKYKRSLKTKDETEAQTRLHRLEENIRLVESGRLELPDNADAPIFLLSDGKLESKRSATERVQLSGLFQRYFDGIPDDALEDTTVDGMKTHQTHLERHIGARFPIDSLTRETLQTYVQKRAKAPGIRGRKLSPATIRKELVTLRSVWNGALAESIVATPYPLKGVRFPKTDEKPHFQTMQEIAEQIERGNLDEAAALDLWDCLFLTREQVEELLDFVELTANHPFIYPMFVAAAHTGARRSELMRSRLVDFNTTHMVVREKKRVRGQRSTRRVPMSDRLTKAIKQWRTVHPGGLHTFCIPDIARSKKSRESLLPITRNEANDHFQRTLAGSKWEVIRGWHCLRHSFCSNCASQGVDQRIIDAWVGHTTEAMRKRYRHLFPTKEQEVIKSVFG; from the coding sequence ATGGCATGGCTCCAAAATGATCCCTCCGGCAACTTCCACATCAGCTTTCGATTTGCCGGTCGCAAGTACAAACGTTCCCTGAAAACAAAAGACGAGACGGAAGCACAAACAAGGCTTCACCGGCTGGAAGAGAATATTCGGCTGGTTGAAAGTGGGCGTTTGGAGCTGCCTGACAACGCAGACGCTCCGATATTTCTTCTCTCCGATGGAAAGCTGGAATCCAAGCGATCGGCCACCGAACGGGTTCAGCTTTCGGGACTGTTCCAGCGGTACTTTGACGGAATACCGGACGATGCATTAGAGGACACTACAGTTGACGGCATGAAGACGCACCAGACCCATCTGGAGCGACACATTGGTGCTCGATTCCCCATAGATTCACTCACTCGTGAGACGTTACAGACCTACGTTCAGAAGCGAGCCAAGGCGCCAGGGATTCGCGGTCGAAAGCTGAGCCCGGCGACAATCAGAAAGGAACTCGTCACACTCCGTAGCGTCTGGAATGGGGCGTTGGCGGAGAGCATCGTCGCGACTCCTTACCCACTGAAGGGAGTTCGCTTTCCGAAGACGGATGAAAAACCGCACTTTCAAACGATGCAAGAGATTGCAGAGCAAATCGAGCGTGGCAATTTGGACGAGGCCGCTGCCCTAGATTTATGGGACTGCCTCTTTTTGACGCGCGAGCAGGTTGAGGAGCTGCTTGACTTTGTCGAGCTTACCGCAAACCATCCGTTCATCTATCCGATGTTCGTCGCGGCGGCTCACACGGGCGCTCGACGGAGCGAGTTGATGCGGTCACGGCTTGTCGACTTCAACACAACACACATGGTCGTTCGCGAGAAAAAGCGAGTTCGTGGGCAACGGTCAACTAGGCGTGTCCCCATGTCGGATCGCCTGACCAAGGCGATCAAGCAGTGGCGAACGGTTCATCCAGGTGGCCTGCACACGTTTTGCATTCCTGATATCGCCCGCAGCAAAAAGAGTCGCGAGAGCCTGTTGCCAATTACTCGCAACGAAGCGAATGACCACTTCCAACGGACGCTGGCCGGCTCAAAGTGGGAAGTCATTCGCGGGTGGCACTGTCTTCGACACTCGTTTTGCAGCAACTGTGCGTCGCAGGGCGTCGATCAACGAATCATCGACGCTTGGGTTGGTCATACTACCGAAGCCATGCGGAAACGCTATCGGCATCTATTCCCGACTAAGGAGCAAGAAGTTATCAAGAGCGTTTTCGGCTAA
- a CDS encoding DUF6527 family protein, which yields MKYETLKHEFVTHFPDQPESGVLYISIEYKSVSHLCCCGCGEEVVTPLSPADWQITYDGRSISLSPSIGSWTLRCRSHYVITRGRVREAGQWTDEQIVAGRRRDRLATERQHGTQTQLGETMPKAVQKPRSWFAKLVDWLFGR from the coding sequence ATGAAGTATGAAACGCTGAAACACGAATTTGTAACGCACTTTCCTGACCAACCTGAATCAGGAGTGCTTTACATTTCGATTGAGTACAAAAGCGTGTCGCATCTTTGCTGCTGCGGTTGTGGCGAAGAAGTCGTCACTCCACTGAGTCCGGCGGACTGGCAGATCACCTACGACGGACGAAGCATTTCGCTAAGTCCGTCGATCGGTAGCTGGACGCTTCGATGCCGCTCGCACTATGTGATTACGCGGGGAAGAGTGCGCGAGGCGGGGCAATGGACCGACGAGCAAATCGTTGCTGGTCGAAGAAGAGATCGGCTTGCCACAGAGCGTCAGCACGGTACTCAGACCCAACTTGGCGAGACGATGCCCAAAGCAGTGCAAAAGCCCAGGTCTTGGTTCGCGAAACTGGTTGATTGGCTATTTGGTCGCTAG
- a CDS encoding ThiF family adenylyltransferase, whose protein sequence is MSNELFDRSADLKRLREEGYCVEKVGGFLLMRDVPYVGKDQKVRYGTLVSELSESGNQTHKPTNHQVHFVGDSPCDASGKPLNINDRAASIKLANGMVATHSFSSKPSGGYTDYYEKMTTYANLLVGPASVINPGVSAKSLRVPSADDDTVFKYTETASDRVGIGELTRKLENDVIAIVGLGGTGSYVLDGVAKTPVREIRLFDNDVFLQHNAFRAPGAASIEQLREVMPKVEYFTKMYSAMRNGIIPNAVALDSSNVGLLDGVTFAFLCMDAGEAKRAVVEKLEAMDASFIDVGMGVELIDGLLSGILRVTTSVPGERDHVRKGGVSFKGDDAEDLYASNIQVADLNALNAMLAVGKWKKIRSFYCDLKKEVYSSYTIDTNKIANGFET, encoded by the coding sequence GTGTCAAACGAACTATTCGATCGTAGTGCTGACTTGAAACGCCTGCGTGAGGAGGGTTACTGCGTCGAGAAAGTCGGCGGGTTCCTTCTCATGCGGGACGTTCCTTACGTCGGCAAGGACCAAAAGGTCCGCTATGGAACTCTGGTCTCCGAACTGAGTGAATCAGGCAACCAGACGCATAAACCTACCAATCACCAAGTGCATTTCGTAGGTGATTCTCCCTGTGATGCATCCGGGAAACCGCTGAACATCAACGACAGGGCAGCGAGCATCAAGCTGGCAAACGGGATGGTGGCAACGCATTCGTTCTCAAGTAAACCAAGCGGTGGTTACACCGACTACTATGAGAAGATGACAACCTACGCGAACTTGCTGGTTGGACCTGCGTCGGTCATTAACCCAGGTGTGTCGGCGAAGTCGTTACGAGTGCCTTCCGCAGATGATGACACCGTATTCAAATACACGGAAACGGCATCGGATCGGGTTGGTATCGGCGAACTGACGAGGAAACTAGAGAACGACGTCATCGCGATTGTAGGACTTGGCGGCACCGGTTCCTACGTGCTTGACGGTGTTGCCAAAACGCCGGTGCGAGAAATCCGGCTTTTCGATAACGATGTATTCCTGCAGCACAACGCGTTTCGTGCTCCGGGGGCAGCATCTATCGAGCAACTTCGTGAGGTCATGCCCAAAGTTGAGTACTTCACCAAGATGTATTCAGCAATGCGCAATGGAATCATCCCCAACGCCGTAGCTCTCGACAGTTCTAACGTCGGTTTGCTTGACGGGGTGACGTTTGCCTTCCTATGCATGGATGCTGGCGAGGCTAAGCGGGCGGTTGTCGAGAAACTCGAAGCGATGGACGCATCATTCATTGATGTTGGGATGGGAGTCGAGCTGATTGATGGATTGCTCAGCGGGATATTGCGAGTCACCACTAGTGTTCCTGGCGAACGCGATCACGTTCGCAAGGGAGGCGTATCGTTCAAAGGTGATGACGCCGAAGACTTGTACGCATCAAACATTCAGGTCGCTGACCTGAATGCGTTGAATGCGATGCTCGCGGTGGGGAAGTGGAAAAAGATTAGGAGCTTCTATTGTGATCTCAAAAAAGAGGTCTATTCCAGTTACACCATCGATACCAACAAGATCGCCAACGGGTTTGAAACGTGA
- a CDS encoding multiubiquitin domain-containing protein, whose translation MSKEDQKSRGFRVLVANDQLKFKPYQVDDPVPLGRQILEIAGYDSDGDASLAAILENGDFEDIRLDEKVDLRKRGAERFIAFRTDRSYRFEVENDQQHWGKPLISGKVLRRLAKAGDDEVIYLEVRGGQDRLVDSTDLVNLEEPGVERFFKAPKPDPSVQIIVNTREKTVPSEDVTFDQVVQLAFPGSHGDTEEFTVTYDGALSCPTDGNLGAGGTVKVKQGTIFSVKRTIRS comes from the coding sequence ATGAGTAAAGAAGATCAGAAAAGCAGGGGCTTTCGTGTTTTGGTCGCCAACGACCAATTGAAGTTCAAACCATATCAAGTTGATGATCCCGTTCCGTTGGGTCGCCAAATCCTTGAGATCGCTGGCTACGATTCGGACGGCGACGCCAGTCTCGCTGCCATTCTGGAAAATGGCGACTTCGAGGACATTCGCTTAGATGAGAAGGTTGATCTGCGAAAACGAGGCGCTGAGCGATTCATTGCATTCCGAACCGACCGCAGTTATCGCTTCGAGGTTGAGAACGACCAGCAACACTGGGGCAAGCCGCTGATTAGCGGCAAAGTCCTGCGGCGACTTGCAAAAGCTGGTGATGATGAGGTGATCTACCTTGAGGTCCGAGGCGGTCAAGATCGACTAGTCGATTCGACCGACCTGGTGAATCTTGAAGAGCCAGGCGTGGAACGCTTCTTCAAAGCACCTAAGCCTGATCCAAGTGTTCAGATCATCGTGAACACACGAGAGAAAACCGTGCCGTCCGAAGACGTGACGTTCGATCAAGTCGTTCAGCTGGCGTTTCCCGGAAGTCACGGAGATACCGAAGAATTCACTGTCACTTACGACGGTGCGTTGTCATGTCCAACCGACGGCAATCTAGGTGCCGGCGGAACCGTTAAAGTCAAACAAGGAACTATTTTCAGTGTCAAACGAACTATTCGATCGTAG